From Camelina sativa cultivar DH55 chromosome 7, Cs, whole genome shotgun sequence, one genomic window encodes:
- the LOC104700596 gene encoding laccase-2 isoform X3 — protein sequence MKKLFVQYSNIYMATCVLHYLLVAFLIAISYNIDAASAGITRHYQFDIQLKNITRLCKTKTIVTVNGKFPGPKVTAREGDNLQIKVVNHVSNNISIHWHGIRQLRSGWADGPSYVTQCPIRTGQSYVYNFTVTGQRGTLWWHAHIQWMRATVYGPLIILPKLHQSYPFPKPYKQVPIIFGEWFNADPQAVLQQALQTGGGPNASDAHTFNGLPGPLYNCSTKDTYKLMVKPGKTYLLRLINAALNDELFFTIANHTLTVVEADASYVKPFQTNIVLLGPGQTTNVLLKTKPSNPNATFYMLARPYFTSQGTIDNTTVAGILQYEPHSKSSKNLSIIKPSLPPINSTSYAANFTKMFRSLASSTFPANVPKSVDKKYFFTVGLGTNPCPKNQTCQGPTNTTKFAASINNVSFILPNKTSLLQSYFTGKSKSVFMTDFPSAPIFPFNYTGTPPNNTMVSRGTKVVVLKYNTTVELVLQGTSILGIEAHPIHLHGFNFYVVGQGFGNFNPASDPKQYNLVDPVERNTINVPSGGWVAIRFLADNPGVWLMHCHIEIHLSWGLTMAWVVLDGDLPNQKLLPPPSDYPKC from the exons atgaaaaaacttTTCGTTCAATATTCAAACATATACATGGCTACGTGTGTTTTGCATTATCTTCTTGTGGCATTTCTGATTGCCATTAGTTACAACATCGATGCAGCATCCGCAGGAATCACGCGGCACTACCAGTTCgat ATTCAACTGAAAAACATCACAAGGTTGTGCAAGACAAAAACAATCGTGACGGTCAATGGAAAATTTCCAGGGCCTAAGGTTACTGCAAGAGAAGGAGATAATCTACAGATCAAAGTTGTTAATCATGTATCCAATAACATCTCTATCCACTG gCATGGTATCCGGCAGCTAAGGAGCGGATGGGCGGATGGACCATCATATGTGACACAATGTCCAATTCGGACCGGACAAAGTTATGTTTACAACTTCACGGTGACCGGACAAAGAGGAACCTTGTGGTGGCATGCACATATTCAATGGATGAGAGCCACCGTGTATGGACCCTTGATCATTCTCCCTAAACTCCATCAGTCTTACCCGTTTCCCAAACCCTACAAACAAGTCCCTATAATCTTTG GTGAATGGTTTAATGCTGATCCTCAAGCAGTGCTACAACAAGCTCTTCAGACGGGTGGAGGTCCTAATGCCTCTGATGCTCATACTTTTAATGGACTTCCCGGCCCATTATACAATTGCTCTACAAAag ACACATACAAACTGATGGTGAAACCTGGAAAGACGTATCTACTACGACTGATTAATGCTGCACTCAATGACGAACTCTTCTTTACAATAGCCAATCATACCTTGACGGTTGTTGAAGCTGATGCTAGCTACGTTAAACCATTCCAAACCAACATCGTGCTTCTTGGTCCGGGCCAAACCACCAACGTACTACTCAAAACGAAACCTAGTAATCCAAATGCTACCTTCTACATGTTGGCAAGACCATACTTCACGAGCCAAGGAACAATTGACAATACAACCGTTGCGGGGATTCTCCAATACGAGCCTCATTCGAAATCTTCTAAGAACCTTTCTATTATTAAACCATCTCTCCCTCCTATCAATAGTACAAGCTACGCCGcaaatttcacaaaaatgtTTAGAAGTTTGGCGAGTTCTACATTTCCGGCTAACGTGCCAAAAAGCGTGGACAAGAAGTATTTCTTTACCGTCGGTTTAGGAACCAACCCTTGTCCTAAAAACCAAACATGCCAAGGACCAACGAATACGACGAAATTCGCAGCATCTATCAACAACGTGTCTTTCATCTTACCAAACAAGACTTCCCTACTACAATCATACTTCACTGGCAAGTCTAAGAGTGTTTTCATGACTGATTTCCCAAGTGCCCCTATTTTCCCATTTAATTACACGGGTACGCCACCAAACAACACAATGGTCTCAAGAGGGACCAAAGTTGTGGTCTTGAAGTACAACACAACTGTTGAATTGGTGTTACAGGGCACTAGCATCTTGGGTATTGAG GCCCACCCTATACATCTTCATGGCTTCAACTTTTATGTGGTGGGTCAAGGCTTCGGAAATTTTAATCCGGCCAGTGATCCAAAACAGTACAACCTAGTCGATCCCGTCGAACGAAACACCATCAATGTTCCTTCCGGTGGTTGGGTCGCCATCCGCTTCCTTGCCGATAATCCCg GTGTGTGGCTGATGCATTGCCACATCGAGATACATTTGAGTTGGGGTCTGACCATGGCTTGGGTGGTTTTGGACGGTGACCTTCCAAATCAGAAGCTCCTTCCTCCACCTTCAGATTATCCTAAATGTTGA
- the LOC104700596 gene encoding laccase-2 isoform X1, with the protein MKKLFVQYSNIYMATCVLHYLLVAFLIAISYNIDAASAGITRHYQFDIQLKNITRLCKTKTIVTVNGKFPGPKVTAREGDNLQIKVVNHVSNNISIHWHGIRQLRSGWADGPSYVTQCPIRTGQSYVYNFTVTGQRGTLWWHAHIQWMRATVYGPLIILPKLHQSYPFPKPYKQVPIIFGEWFNADPQAVLQQALQTGGGPNASDAHTFNGLPGPLYNCSTKDTYKLMVKPGKTYLLRLINAALNDELFFTIANHTLTVVEADASYVKPFQTNIVLLGPGQTTNVLLKTKPSNPNATFYMLARPYFTSQGTIDNTTVAGILQYEPHSKSSKNLSIIKPSLPPINSTSYAANFTKMFRSLASSTFPANVPKSVDKKYFFTVGLGTNPCPKNQTCQGPTNTTKFAASINNVSFILPNKTSLLQSYFTGKSKSVFMTDFPSAPIFPFNYTGTPPNNTMVSRGTKVVVLKYNTTVELVLQGTSILGIEAHPIHLHGFNFYVVGQGFGNFNPASDPKQYNLVDPVERNTINVPSGGWVAIRFLADNPGVWLMHCHIEIHLSWGLTMAWVVLDGDLPNQKLLPPPSDYPKC; encoded by the exons atgaaaaaacttTTCGTTCAATATTCAAACATATACATGGCTACGTGTGTTTTGCATTATCTTCTTGTGGCATTTCTGATTGCCATTAGTTACAACATCGATGCAGCATCCGCAGGAATCACGCGGCACTACCAGTTCgat ATTCAACTGAAAAACATCACAAGGTTGTGCAAGACAAAAACAATCGTGACGGTCAATGGAAAATTTCCAGGGCCTAAGGTTACTGCAAGAGAAGGAGATAATCTACAGATCAAAGTTGTTAATCATGTATCCAATAACATCTCTATCCACTG gCATGGTATCCGGCAGCTAAGGAGCGGATGGGCGGATGGACCATCATATGTGACACAATGTCCAATTCGGACCGGACAAAGTTATGTTTACAACTTCACGGTGACCGGACAAAGAGGAACCTTGTGGTGGCATGCACATATTCAATGGATGAGAGCCACCGTGTATGGACCCTTGATCATTCTCCCTAAACTCCATCAGTCTTACCCGTTTCCCAAACCCTACAAACAAGTCCCTATAATCTTTG GTGAATGGTTTAATGCTGATCCTCAAGCAGTGCTACAACAAGCTCTTCAGACGGGTGGAGGTCCTAATGCCTCTGATGCTCATACTTTTAATGGACTTCCCGGCCCATTATACAATTGCTCTACAAAag ACACATACAAACTGATGGTGAAACCTGGAAAGACGTATCTACTACGACTGATTAATGCTGCACTCAATGACGAACTCTTCTTTACAATAGCCAATCATACCTTGACGGTTGTTGAAGCTGATGCTAGCTACGTTAAACCATTCCAAACCAACATCGTGCTTCTTGGTCCGGGCCAAACCACCAACGTACTACTCAAAACGAAACCTAGTAATCCAAATGCTACCTTCTACATGTTGGCAAGACCATACTTCACG AGCCAAGGAACAATTGACAATACAACCGTTGCGGGGATTCTCCAATACGAGCCTCATTCGAAATCTTCTAAGAACCTTTCTATTATTAAACCATCTCTCCCTCCTATCAATAGTACAAGCTACGCCGcaaatttcacaaaaatgtTTAGAAGTTTGGCGAGTTCTACATTTCCGGCTAACGTGCCAAAAAGCGTGGACAAGAAGTATTTCTTTACCGTCGGTTTAGGAACCAACCCTTGTCCTAAAAACCAAACATGCCAAGGACCAACGAATACGACGAAATTCGCAGCATCTATCAACAACGTGTCTTTCATCTTACCAAACAAGACTTCCCTACTACAATCATACTTCACTGGCAAGTCTAAGAGTGTTTTCATGACTGATTTCCCAAGTGCCCCTATTTTCCCATTTAATTACACGGGTACGCCACCAAACAACACAATGGTCTCAAGAGGGACCAAAGTTGTGGTCTTGAAGTACAACACAACTGTTGAATTGGTGTTACAGGGCACTAGCATCTTGGGTATTGAGGCCCACCCTATACATCTTCATGGCTTCAACTTTTATGTGGTGGGTCAAGGCTTCGGAAATTTTAATCCGGCCAGTGATCCAAAACAGTACAACCTAGTCGATCCCGTCGAACGAAACACCATCAATGTTCCTTCCGGTGGTTGGGTCGCCATCCGCTTCCTTGCCGATAATCCCg GTGTGTGGCTGATGCATTGCCACATCGAGATACATTTGAGTTGGGGTCTGACCATGGCTTGGGTGGTTTTGGACGGTGACCTTCCAAATCAGAAGCTCCTTCCTCCACCTTCAGATTATCCTAAATGTTGA
- the LOC104700596 gene encoding laccase-2 isoform X2, whose protein sequence is MKKLFVQYSNIYMATCVLHYLLVAFLIAISYNIDAASAGITRHYQFDIQLKNITRLCKTKTIVTVNGKFPGPKVTAREGDNLQIKVVNHVSNNISIHWHGIRQLRSGWADGPSYVTQCPIRTGQSYVYNFTVTGQRGTLWWHAHIQWMRATVYGPLIILPKLHQSYPFPKPYKQVPIIFGEWFNADPQAVLQQALQTGGGPNASDAHTFNGLPGPLYNCSTKDTYKLMVKPGKTYLLRLINAALNDELFFTIANHTLTVVEADASYVKPFQTNIVLLGPGQTTNVLLKTKPSNPNATFYMLARPYFTSQGTIDNTTVAGILQYEPHSKSSKNLSIIKPSLPPINSTSYAANFTKMFRSLASSTFPANVPKSVDKKYFFTVGLGTNPCPKNQTCQGPTNTTKFAASINNVSFILPNKTSLLQSYFTGKSKSVFMTDFPSAPIFPFNYTGTPPNNTMVSRGTKVVVLKYNTTVELVLQGTSILGIEAHPIHLHGFNFYVVGQGFGNFNPASDPKQYNLVDPVERNTINVPSGGWVAIRFLADNPGVWLMHCHIEIHLSWGLTMAWVVLDGDLPNQKLLPPPSDYPKC, encoded by the exons atgaaaaaacttTTCGTTCAATATTCAAACATATACATGGCTACGTGTGTTTTGCATTATCTTCTTGTGGCATTTCTGATTGCCATTAGTTACAACATCGATGCAGCATCCGCAGGAATCACGCGGCACTACCAGTTCgat ATTCAACTGAAAAACATCACAAGGTTGTGCAAGACAAAAACAATCGTGACGGTCAATGGAAAATTTCCAGGGCCTAAGGTTACTGCAAGAGAAGGAGATAATCTACAGATCAAAGTTGTTAATCATGTATCCAATAACATCTCTATCCACTG gCATGGTATCCGGCAGCTAAGGAGCGGATGGGCGGATGGACCATCATATGTGACACAATGTCCAATTCGGACCGGACAAAGTTATGTTTACAACTTCACGGTGACCGGACAAAGAGGAACCTTGTGGTGGCATGCACATATTCAATGGATGAGAGCCACCGTGTATGGACCCTTGATCATTCTCCCTAAACTCCATCAGTCTTACCCGTTTCCCAAACCCTACAAACAAGTCCCTATAATCTTTG GTGAATGGTTTAATGCTGATCCTCAAGCAGTGCTACAACAAGCTCTTCAGACGGGTGGAGGTCCTAATGCCTCTGATGCTCATACTTTTAATGGACTTCCCGGCCCATTATACAATTGCTCTACAAAag ACACATACAAACTGATGGTGAAACCTGGAAAGACGTATCTACTACGACTGATTAATGCTGCACTCAATGACGAACTCTTCTTTACAATAGCCAATCATACCTTGACGGTTGTTGAAGCTGATGCTAGCTACGTTAAACCATTCCAAACCAACATCGTGCTTCTTGGTCCGGGCCAAACCACCAACGTACTACTCAAAACGAAACCTAGTAATCCAAATGCTACCTTCTACATGTTGGCAAGACCATACTTCACGAGCCAAGGAACAATTGACAATACAACCGTTGCGGGGATTCTCCAATACGAGCCTCATTCGAAATCTTCTAAGAACCTTTCTATTATTAAACCATCTCTCCCTCCTATCAATAGTACAAGCTACGCCGcaaatttcacaaaaatgtTTAGAAGTTTGGCGAGTTCTACATTTCCGGCTAACGTGCCAAAAAGCGTGGACAAGAAGTATTTCTTTACCGTCGGTTTAGGAACCAACCCTTGTCCTAAAAACCAAACATGCCAAGGACCAACGAATACGACGAAATTCGCAGCATCTATCAACAACGTGTCTTTCATCTTACCAAACAAGACTTCCCTACTACAATCATACTTCACTGGCAAGTCTAAGAGTGTTTTCATGACTGATTTCCCAAGTGCCCCTATTTTCCCATTTAATTACACGGGTACGCCACCAAACAACACAATGGTCTCAAGAGGGACCAAAGTTGTGGTCTTGAAGTACAACACAACTGTTGAATTGGTGTTACAGGGCACTAGCATCTTGGGTATTGAGGCCCACCCTATACATCTTCATGGCTTCAACTTTTATGTGGTGGGTCAAGGCTTCGGAAAT TTTAATCCGGCCAGTGATCCAAAACAGTACAACCTAGTCGATCCCGTCGAACGAAACACCATCAATGTTCCTTCCGGTGGTTGGGTCGCCATCCGCTTCCTTGCCGATAATCCCg GTGTGTGGCTGATGCATTGCCACATCGAGATACATTTGAGTTGGGGTCTGACCATGGCTTGGGTGGTTTTGGACGGTGACCTTCCAAATCAGAAGCTCCTTCCTCCACCTTCAGATTATCCTAAATGTTGA
- the LOC104700596 gene encoding laccase-2 isoform X5 yields the protein MKKLFVQYSNIYMATCVLHYLLVAFLIAISYNIDAASAGITRHYQFDIQLKNITRLCKTKTIVTVNGKFPGPKVTAREGDNLQIKVVNHVSNNISIHWHGIRQLRSGWADGPSYVTQCPIRTGQSYVYNFTVTGQRGTLWWHAHIQWMRATVYGPLIILPKLHQSYPFPKPYKQVPIIFGEWFNADPQAVLQQALQTGGGPNASDAHTFNGLPGPLYNCSTKDTYKLMVKPGKTYLLRLINAALNDELFFTIANHTLTVVEADASYVKPFQTNIVLLGPGQTTNVLLKTKPSNPNATFYMLARPYFTSQGTIDNTTVAGILQYEPHSKSSKNLSIIKPSLPPINSTSYAANFTKMFRSLASSTFPANVPKSVDKKYFFTVGLGTNPCPKNQTCQGPTNTTKFAASINNVSFILPNKTSLLQSYFTGNVFMTDFPSAPIFPFNYTGTPPNNTMVSRGTKVVVLKYNTTVELVLQGTSILGIEAHPIHLHGFNFYVVGQGFGNFNPASDPKQYNLVDPVERNTINVPSGGWVAIRFLADNPGVWLMHCHIEIHLSWGLTMAWVVLDGDLPNQKLLPPPSDYPKC from the exons atgaaaaaacttTTCGTTCAATATTCAAACATATACATGGCTACGTGTGTTTTGCATTATCTTCTTGTGGCATTTCTGATTGCCATTAGTTACAACATCGATGCAGCATCCGCAGGAATCACGCGGCACTACCAGTTCgat ATTCAACTGAAAAACATCACAAGGTTGTGCAAGACAAAAACAATCGTGACGGTCAATGGAAAATTTCCAGGGCCTAAGGTTACTGCAAGAGAAGGAGATAATCTACAGATCAAAGTTGTTAATCATGTATCCAATAACATCTCTATCCACTG gCATGGTATCCGGCAGCTAAGGAGCGGATGGGCGGATGGACCATCATATGTGACACAATGTCCAATTCGGACCGGACAAAGTTATGTTTACAACTTCACGGTGACCGGACAAAGAGGAACCTTGTGGTGGCATGCACATATTCAATGGATGAGAGCCACCGTGTATGGACCCTTGATCATTCTCCCTAAACTCCATCAGTCTTACCCGTTTCCCAAACCCTACAAACAAGTCCCTATAATCTTTG GTGAATGGTTTAATGCTGATCCTCAAGCAGTGCTACAACAAGCTCTTCAGACGGGTGGAGGTCCTAATGCCTCTGATGCTCATACTTTTAATGGACTTCCCGGCCCATTATACAATTGCTCTACAAAag ACACATACAAACTGATGGTGAAACCTGGAAAGACGTATCTACTACGACTGATTAATGCTGCACTCAATGACGAACTCTTCTTTACAATAGCCAATCATACCTTGACGGTTGTTGAAGCTGATGCTAGCTACGTTAAACCATTCCAAACCAACATCGTGCTTCTTGGTCCGGGCCAAACCACCAACGTACTACTCAAAACGAAACCTAGTAATCCAAATGCTACCTTCTACATGTTGGCAAGACCATACTTCACGAGCCAAGGAACAATTGACAATACAACCGTTGCGGGGATTCTCCAATACGAGCCTCATTCGAAATCTTCTAAGAACCTTTCTATTATTAAACCATCTCTCCCTCCTATCAATAGTACAAGCTACGCCGcaaatttcacaaaaatgtTTAGAAGTTTGGCGAGTTCTACATTTCCGGCTAACGTGCCAAAAAGCGTGGACAAGAAGTATTTCTTTACCGTCGGTTTAGGAACCAACCCTTGTCCTAAAAACCAAACATGCCAAGGACCAACGAATACGACGAAATTCGCAGCATCTATCAACAACGTGTCTTTCATCTTACCAAACAAGACTTCCCTACTACAATCATACTTCACTGGCAA TGTTTTCATGACTGATTTCCCAAGTGCCCCTATTTTCCCATTTAATTACACGGGTACGCCACCAAACAACACAATGGTCTCAAGAGGGACCAAAGTTGTGGTCTTGAAGTACAACACAACTGTTGAATTGGTGTTACAGGGCACTAGCATCTTGGGTATTGAGGCCCACCCTATACATCTTCATGGCTTCAACTTTTATGTGGTGGGTCAAGGCTTCGGAAATTTTAATCCGGCCAGTGATCCAAAACAGTACAACCTAGTCGATCCCGTCGAACGAAACACCATCAATGTTCCTTCCGGTGGTTGGGTCGCCATCCGCTTCCTTGCCGATAATCCCg GTGTGTGGCTGATGCATTGCCACATCGAGATACATTTGAGTTGGGGTCTGACCATGGCTTGGGTGGTTTTGGACGGTGACCTTCCAAATCAGAAGCTCCTTCCTCCACCTTCAGATTATCCTAAATGTTGA
- the LOC104700596 gene encoding laccase-2 isoform X4, producing MKKLFVQYSNIYMATCVLHYLLVAFLIAISYNIDAASAGITRHYQFDIQLKNITRLCKTKTIVTVNGKFPGPKVTAREGDNLQIKVVNHVSNNISIHWHGIRQLRSGWADGPSYVTQCPIRTGQSYVYNFTVTGQRGTLWWHAHIQWMRATVYGPLIILPKLHQSYPFPKPYKQVPIIFGEWFNADPQAVLQQALQTGGGPNASDAHTFNGLPGPLYNCSTKDTYKLMVKPGKTYLLRLINAALNDELFFTIANHTLTVVEADASYVKPFQTNIVLLGPGQTTNVLLKTKPSNPNATFYMLARPYFTSQGTIDNTTVAGILQYEPHSKSSKNPHSKSSKNLSIIKPSLPPINSTSYAANFTKMFRSLASSTFPANVPKSVDKKYFFTVGLGTNPCPKNQTCQGPTNTTKFAASINNVSFILPNKTSLLQSYFTGKSKSVFMTDFPSAPIFPFNYTGTPPNNTMVSRGTKVVVLKYNTTVELVLQGTSILGIEAHPIHLHGFNFYVVGQGFGNFNPASDPKQYNLVDPVERNTINVPSGGWVAIRFLADNPGVWLMHCHIEIHLSWGLTMAWVVLDGDLPNQKLLPPPSDYPKC from the exons atgaaaaaacttTTCGTTCAATATTCAAACATATACATGGCTACGTGTGTTTTGCATTATCTTCTTGTGGCATTTCTGATTGCCATTAGTTACAACATCGATGCAGCATCCGCAGGAATCACGCGGCACTACCAGTTCgat ATTCAACTGAAAAACATCACAAGGTTGTGCAAGACAAAAACAATCGTGACGGTCAATGGAAAATTTCCAGGGCCTAAGGTTACTGCAAGAGAAGGAGATAATCTACAGATCAAAGTTGTTAATCATGTATCCAATAACATCTCTATCCACTG gCATGGTATCCGGCAGCTAAGGAGCGGATGGGCGGATGGACCATCATATGTGACACAATGTCCAATTCGGACCGGACAAAGTTATGTTTACAACTTCACGGTGACCGGACAAAGAGGAACCTTGTGGTGGCATGCACATATTCAATGGATGAGAGCCACCGTGTATGGACCCTTGATCATTCTCCCTAAACTCCATCAGTCTTACCCGTTTCCCAAACCCTACAAACAAGTCCCTATAATCTTTG GTGAATGGTTTAATGCTGATCCTCAAGCAGTGCTACAACAAGCTCTTCAGACGGGTGGAGGTCCTAATGCCTCTGATGCTCATACTTTTAATGGACTTCCCGGCCCATTATACAATTGCTCTACAAAag ACACATACAAACTGATGGTGAAACCTGGAAAGACGTATCTACTACGACTGATTAATGCTGCACTCAATGACGAACTCTTCTTTACAATAGCCAATCATACCTTGACGGTTGTTGAAGCTGATGCTAGCTACGTTAAACCATTCCAAACCAACATCGTGCTTCTTGGTCCGGGCCAAACCACCAACGTACTACTCAAAACGAAACCTAGTAATCCAAATGCTACCTTCTACATGTTGGCAAGACCATACTTCACGAGCCAAGGAACAATTGACAATACAACCGTTGCGGGGATTCTCCAATACGAGCCTCATTCGAAATCTTCTAAGAAC CCTCATTCGAAATCTTCTAAGAACCTTTCTATTATTAAACCATCTCTCCCTCCTATCAATAGTACAAGCTACGCCGcaaatttcacaaaaatgtTTAGAAGTTTGGCGAGTTCTACATTTCCGGCTAACGTGCCAAAAAGCGTGGACAAGAAGTATTTCTTTACCGTCGGTTTAGGAACCAACCCTTGTCCTAAAAACCAAACATGCCAAGGACCAACGAATACGACGAAATTCGCAGCATCTATCAACAACGTGTCTTTCATCTTACCAAACAAGACTTCCCTACTACAATCATACTTCACTGGCAAGTCTAAGAGTGTTTTCATGACTGATTTCCCAAGTGCCCCTATTTTCCCATTTAATTACACGGGTACGCCACCAAACAACACAATGGTCTCAAGAGGGACCAAAGTTGTGGTCTTGAAGTACAACACAACTGTTGAATTGGTGTTACAGGGCACTAGCATCTTGGGTATTGAGGCCCACCCTATACATCTTCATGGCTTCAACTTTTATGTGGTGGGTCAAGGCTTCGGAAATTTTAATCCGGCCAGTGATCCAAAACAGTACAACCTAGTCGATCCCGTCGAACGAAACACCATCAATGTTCCTTCCGGTGGTTGGGTCGCCATCCGCTTCCTTGCCGATAATCCCg GTGTGTGGCTGATGCATTGCCACATCGAGATACATTTGAGTTGGGGTCTGACCATGGCTTGGGTGGTTTTGGACGGTGACCTTCCAAATCAGAAGCTCCTTCCTCCACCTTCAGATTATCCTAAATGTTGA
- the LOC104700598 gene encoding uncharacterized protein DDB_G0271670-like, whose protein sequence is MEEKWKLSKKETTASSSSSSKSKFSRSFSTSASSTKSPIFVRSSSTKCSIPSSSSSSSSSSSISRSFSRKERRSSSSSSSSITQKYSSLAKEQKARFYIMRRCVAMLVCWHKHGDS, encoded by the coding sequence ATGGAGGAGAAGTGGAAGCTGTCGAAGAAAGAGacaacagcttcttcttcttcttcctctaagtCAAAGTTTTCTAGAAGCTTCTCAACAAGTGCTTCCTCCACAAAGTCTCCAATATTCGTAAGGAGTTCATCTACTAAATGCTCTAtcccttcttcctcctcttcctcttcttcttcctcttcaatctCCAGAAGCTTctcaagaaaagagagaagatcttcttcttcatcatcctcttccaTCACTCAGAAATATAGCAGCTTGGCTAAAGAACAGAAGGCGAGGTTTTACATCATGAGAAGGTGTGTGGCTATGCTTGTTTGTTGGCACAAACATGGAGATTCTTAa
- the LOC104700597 gene encoding uncharacterized protein LOC104700597, producing MEEDDEEEDLLSFLEKLLEIEEEEEEEEEEEGIEHLVDELLTNIGDFVEEALVEKLLENFDLEEEEEEAVVSFFDSFHFSSINKCMLLQRDSDSDSDEWSL from the coding sequence AtggaagaggatgatgaagaagaagatcttctctcttttcttgagAAGCTTCTGGagattgaagaggaagaagaagaggaagaggaggaagaagggaTAGAGCATTTAGTAGATGAACTCCTTACGAATATTGGAGACTTTGTGGAGGAAGCACTTGTTGAGAAGCTTCTAGAAAACTTTGacttagaggaagaagaagaagaagctgttgtCTCTTTCTTCGACAGCTTCCACTTCTCCTCCATCAATAAATGTATGCTTCTGCAGAGAGATTCGGATTCAGATTCAGATGAATGGAGTCTTTAA